The following are from one region of the Macadamia integrifolia cultivar HAES 741 unplaced genomic scaffold, SCU_Mint_v3 scaffold2519, whole genome shotgun sequence genome:
- the LOC122066663 gene encoding probable LRR receptor-like serine/threonine-protein kinase At2g24230 isoform X2 codes for MGLCLFCSILVFALFFRQSVSQQPNTDGFYVHDFFQKMGKANNFSASVCSWQWVFCDSHQENVIGLVASDLALSGFIPDNTIGKLSKLESLDLSNNKITGLSSDFWGLGSTLKILNLSYNQISGSIPSNVGNFGALQSLDLSFNSLSGELPASVSSLLSLQVLKLDRNRFIGSIPSGVLNCQSLVSIDLSFNLLNGTLPDGFGAAFPKLRTVNLAGNEIHGKSQDFVGLQSITYLNISGNLFQGSVISVFQEPLQVIDLSQNQFEGYISQDLNKAQNLRHLNLAHNRFSKQEFPQIGKLSALEYLNLSQTGLTGRIPPAISQLDGLRTLDLSGNHLTGRITYLGINNLEVLDVSQNNLTGEIPYSMLLKLPKMQKFNFSYNNFTLCASQFSPETLESAFIGSLNTCPIAANPNLFRRKTTTHNGLKLALAISLALICLLLGLLCLAFGCRRKSRMWVVKQEAYKDEQNISGPFSFQTDSTTWVADVKLATSVPVVIFEKPLLSFTFADLLSATSNFDRGTLLAEGRFGPVYRGFLPGGIHVAVKVLVHGSTMTDHEAAREFEYLGRIRHPNLVPLTGYCLAGDQRIAIYDYMENGNLQNLLHDLPLGVQTMEDWSTDTWEENNNAIQNVGSEGIQTSWRFRHKIALGTARALAFLHHGCSPPIIHRDVKASSVYLDSNWDPRLSDFGLAKIFGNGVEDEMALSSQGYAPPEFSQPEEAGSPTPKSDVYGFGVVLFELITRKKPIGDDYPDGQDSNLVNWVRALVRKNQGLSAIDPKIRGLGPETQMEEALRIGYLCTANLPSKRPSMHQIVGLLKDIEPV; via the exons ATGGGTCTTTGTTTATTCTGTTCCATTCTGGTTTTCGCCCTCTTCTTCAGGCAATCTGTTTCTCAACAACCCAATACGGATGGGTTCTACGTCCACGATTTCTTTCAGAAAATGGGTAAAGCTAACAACTTCTCTGCTTCTGTGTGTTCATGGCAATGGGTCTTCTGTGATTCCCATCAAGAAAATGTCATTGGGTTAGTGGCTTCTGATTTGGCCCTCTCTGGTTTCATCCCTGATAACACTATTGGAAAGCTCAGCAAGCTTGAATCTTTGGATCTCAGCAACAACAAAATcactggattgtcttctgattTCTGGGGTTTGGGGAGTACTCTGAAGATTCTTAACCTCTCGTATAACCAGATTTCTGGGTCAATTCCGAGTAACGTCGGCAACTTCGGCGCATTACAAAGCCTCGACCTTTCCTTCAACAGCTTATCCGGCGAGCTTCCTGCATCCGTCAGTTCTCTTTTGAGCCTTCAGGTTCTCAAACTTGATCGAAATCGGTTCATTGGTAGCATTCCTTCTGGGGTTCTGAACTGTCAATCTCTGGTCTCTATTGACCTTTCGTTCAATCTCCTGAATGGGACTCTTCCAGATGGTTTTGGTGCTGCGTTTCCAAAGCTCAGAACTGTGAACCTTGCAGGAAATGAGATTCATGGCAAGTCTCAGGATTTTGTTGGACTCCAATCAATCACTTATCTTAATATTTCTGGGAACCTGTTTCAGGGTTCTGTGATTTCTGTGTTTCAGGAGCCACTGCAAGTTATCGACCTTAGCCAGAATCAATTTGAAGGTTACATCTCTCAG GATTTGAATAAAGCACAGAATCTCAGGCACCTCAATCTTGCACACAATAGGTTTTCCAAGCAAGAATTCCCACAAATTGGAAAGCTCTCTGCTCTAGAGTATCTTAATCTGTCCCAAACTGGTCTCACAGGGAGAATCCCCCCTGCAATCTCCCAATTGGATGGCTTACGTACGCTAGATCTTTCTGGAAACCATCTCACTGGTCGAATCACTTATCTTGGCATCAACAATCTGGAAGTTCTTGATGTCTCTCAAAACAATTTAACTGGGGAAATCCCATATTCTATGCTTCTGAAACTACCCAAGATGCAGAAATTCAATTTCTCTTACAACAACTTTACACTCTGTGCTTCACAATTCTCTCCTGAGACCCTTGAGTCTGCATTCATTGGGTCACTAAACACCTGCCCCATTGCTGCAAACCCCAATCTCTTCAGAAGAAAAACCACTACACATAATGGACTCAAGCTTGCTCTAGCTATATCACTTGCCCTTATCTGTTTGCTTTTAGGGTTGCTGTGCCTAGCCTTTGGTTGTAGAAGGAAATCTAGAATGTGGGTAGTTAAGCAAGAGGCATACAAAGATGAACAGAACATCTCCGGCCCATTCTCGTTTCAGACTGATTCAACTACTTGGGTTGCTGATGTCAAGCTTGCGACATCAGTCCCCGTAGTAATATTTGAGAAACCTTTGTTGAGCTTCACCTTTGCAGATCTCTTATCCGCAACTTCAAATTTTGATCGGGGGACTCTGTTGGCAGAAGGGAGATTTGGTCCTGTTTATAGAGGATTCCTACCTGGAGGTATCCATGTAGCTGTAAAGGTTTTGGTACATGGATCCACCATGACTGACCATGAAGCTGCAAGGGAGTTCGAATACCTTGGTCGTATAAGACATCCAAATCTTGTTCCCTTGACAGGATATTGTTTAGCTGGAGATCAGAGGATCGCAATCTATGATTACATGGAGAATGGAAATTTGCAGAATTTACTTCATGATCTACCGCTTGGGGTCCAAACAATGGAGGATTGGAGCACAGATACAtgggaagaaaataataatgcaATACAAAATGTTGGATCTGAAGGGATACAGACATCTTGGAGATTTAGGCACAAGATTGCGCTAGGTACAGCACGAGCTCTGGCCTTCCTTCACCATGGTTGCTCCCCTCCGATAATTCACAGAGATGTTAAGGCTAGCAGTGTTTATCTTGATTCAAATTGGGACCCAAGGCTATCAGACTTTGGATTGGCTAAGATTTTTGGCAATGGAGTAGAGGATGAGATGGCTCTTAGTTCACAGGGGTATGCACCTCCAGAATTTTCTCAACCAGAAGAAGCAGGTTCTCCAACACCAAAATCAGATGTGTATGGATTTGGAGTTGTTCTATTCGAATTGATTACAAGGAAGAAACCTATAGGAGATGATTACCCTGATGGACAAGACTCAAATTTAGTGAATTGGGTGCGAGCACTAGTCAGAAAGAACCAAGGTTTAAGTGCAATAGATCCAAAAATTCGAGGCTTGGGGCCAGAAACCCAGATGGAAGAGGCTCTAAGAATTGGGTATTTATGCACAGCTAACCTTCCATCAAAGAGGCCAAGTATGCATCAGATAGTAGGGCTCCTTAAAGACATTGAGCCCGTCTAG
- the LOC122066663 gene encoding probable LRR receptor-like serine/threonine-protein kinase At2g24230 isoform X1 produces MGLCLFCSILVFALFFRQSVSQQPNTDGFYVHDFFQKMGKANNFSASVCSWQWVFCDSHQENVIGLVASDLALSGFIPDNTIGKLSKLESLDLSNNKITGLSSDFWGLGSTLKILNLSYNQISGSIPSNVGNFGALQSLDLSFNSLSGELPASVSSLLSLQVLKLDRNRFIGSIPSGVLNCQSLVSIDLSFNLLNGTLPDGFGAAFPKLRTVNLAGNEIHGKSQDFVGLQSITYLNISGNLFQGSVISVFQEPLQVIDLSQNQFEGYISQVHSNSSFNWSHLVFLDMSVNKFSGTFFQDLNKAQNLRHLNLAHNRFSKQEFPQIGKLSALEYLNLSQTGLTGRIPPAISQLDGLRTLDLSGNHLTGRITYLGINNLEVLDVSQNNLTGEIPYSMLLKLPKMQKFNFSYNNFTLCASQFSPETLESAFIGSLNTCPIAANPNLFRRKTTTHNGLKLALAISLALICLLLGLLCLAFGCRRKSRMWVVKQEAYKDEQNISGPFSFQTDSTTWVADVKLATSVPVVIFEKPLLSFTFADLLSATSNFDRGTLLAEGRFGPVYRGFLPGGIHVAVKVLVHGSTMTDHEAAREFEYLGRIRHPNLVPLTGYCLAGDQRIAIYDYMENGNLQNLLHDLPLGVQTMEDWSTDTWEENNNAIQNVGSEGIQTSWRFRHKIALGTARALAFLHHGCSPPIIHRDVKASSVYLDSNWDPRLSDFGLAKIFGNGVEDEMALSSQGYAPPEFSQPEEAGSPTPKSDVYGFGVVLFELITRKKPIGDDYPDGQDSNLVNWVRALVRKNQGLSAIDPKIRGLGPETQMEEALRIGYLCTANLPSKRPSMHQIVGLLKDIEPV; encoded by the coding sequence ATGGGTCTTTGTTTATTCTGTTCCATTCTGGTTTTCGCCCTCTTCTTCAGGCAATCTGTTTCTCAACAACCCAATACGGATGGGTTCTACGTCCACGATTTCTTTCAGAAAATGGGTAAAGCTAACAACTTCTCTGCTTCTGTGTGTTCATGGCAATGGGTCTTCTGTGATTCCCATCAAGAAAATGTCATTGGGTTAGTGGCTTCTGATTTGGCCCTCTCTGGTTTCATCCCTGATAACACTATTGGAAAGCTCAGCAAGCTTGAATCTTTGGATCTCAGCAACAACAAAATcactggattgtcttctgattTCTGGGGTTTGGGGAGTACTCTGAAGATTCTTAACCTCTCGTATAACCAGATTTCTGGGTCAATTCCGAGTAACGTCGGCAACTTCGGCGCATTACAAAGCCTCGACCTTTCCTTCAACAGCTTATCCGGCGAGCTTCCTGCATCCGTCAGTTCTCTTTTGAGCCTTCAGGTTCTCAAACTTGATCGAAATCGGTTCATTGGTAGCATTCCTTCTGGGGTTCTGAACTGTCAATCTCTGGTCTCTATTGACCTTTCGTTCAATCTCCTGAATGGGACTCTTCCAGATGGTTTTGGTGCTGCGTTTCCAAAGCTCAGAACTGTGAACCTTGCAGGAAATGAGATTCATGGCAAGTCTCAGGATTTTGTTGGACTCCAATCAATCACTTATCTTAATATTTCTGGGAACCTGTTTCAGGGTTCTGTGATTTCTGTGTTTCAGGAGCCACTGCAAGTTATCGACCTTAGCCAGAATCAATTTGAAGGTTACATCTCTCAGGTACACTCCAATTCTAGCTTCAACTGGTCTCATTTGGTTTTTCTTGACATGTCTGTCAATAAATTCAGTGGAACCTTCTTCCAGGATTTGAATAAAGCACAGAATCTCAGGCACCTCAATCTTGCACACAATAGGTTTTCCAAGCAAGAATTCCCACAAATTGGAAAGCTCTCTGCTCTAGAGTATCTTAATCTGTCCCAAACTGGTCTCACAGGGAGAATCCCCCCTGCAATCTCCCAATTGGATGGCTTACGTACGCTAGATCTTTCTGGAAACCATCTCACTGGTCGAATCACTTATCTTGGCATCAACAATCTGGAAGTTCTTGATGTCTCTCAAAACAATTTAACTGGGGAAATCCCATATTCTATGCTTCTGAAACTACCCAAGATGCAGAAATTCAATTTCTCTTACAACAACTTTACACTCTGTGCTTCACAATTCTCTCCTGAGACCCTTGAGTCTGCATTCATTGGGTCACTAAACACCTGCCCCATTGCTGCAAACCCCAATCTCTTCAGAAGAAAAACCACTACACATAATGGACTCAAGCTTGCTCTAGCTATATCACTTGCCCTTATCTGTTTGCTTTTAGGGTTGCTGTGCCTAGCCTTTGGTTGTAGAAGGAAATCTAGAATGTGGGTAGTTAAGCAAGAGGCATACAAAGATGAACAGAACATCTCCGGCCCATTCTCGTTTCAGACTGATTCAACTACTTGGGTTGCTGATGTCAAGCTTGCGACATCAGTCCCCGTAGTAATATTTGAGAAACCTTTGTTGAGCTTCACCTTTGCAGATCTCTTATCCGCAACTTCAAATTTTGATCGGGGGACTCTGTTGGCAGAAGGGAGATTTGGTCCTGTTTATAGAGGATTCCTACCTGGAGGTATCCATGTAGCTGTAAAGGTTTTGGTACATGGATCCACCATGACTGACCATGAAGCTGCAAGGGAGTTCGAATACCTTGGTCGTATAAGACATCCAAATCTTGTTCCCTTGACAGGATATTGTTTAGCTGGAGATCAGAGGATCGCAATCTATGATTACATGGAGAATGGAAATTTGCAGAATTTACTTCATGATCTACCGCTTGGGGTCCAAACAATGGAGGATTGGAGCACAGATACAtgggaagaaaataataatgcaATACAAAATGTTGGATCTGAAGGGATACAGACATCTTGGAGATTTAGGCACAAGATTGCGCTAGGTACAGCACGAGCTCTGGCCTTCCTTCACCATGGTTGCTCCCCTCCGATAATTCACAGAGATGTTAAGGCTAGCAGTGTTTATCTTGATTCAAATTGGGACCCAAGGCTATCAGACTTTGGATTGGCTAAGATTTTTGGCAATGGAGTAGAGGATGAGATGGCTCTTAGTTCACAGGGGTATGCACCTCCAGAATTTTCTCAACCAGAAGAAGCAGGTTCTCCAACACCAAAATCAGATGTGTATGGATTTGGAGTTGTTCTATTCGAATTGATTACAAGGAAGAAACCTATAGGAGATGATTACCCTGATGGACAAGACTCAAATTTAGTGAATTGGGTGCGAGCACTAGTCAGAAAGAACCAAGGTTTAAGTGCAATAGATCCAAAAATTCGAGGCTTGGGGCCAGAAACCCAGATGGAAGAGGCTCTAAGAATTGGGTATTTATGCACAGCTAACCTTCCATCAAAGAGGCCAAGTATGCATCAGATAGTAGGGCTCCTTAAAGACATTGAGCCCGTCTAG